From the Bombus vancouverensis nearcticus chromosome 3, iyBomVanc1_principal, whole genome shotgun sequence genome, one window contains:
- the Tsen2 gene encoding tRNA splicing endonuclease subunit 2, producing the protein MNLREPKKKRRVRLTEQLPLPIVIGNQDEWTTYTAHLTDLGSCIIDPNEIVAIHSMGFFGKGSLSRGFPSFGKTQYGAPPVIRNRQWLRRQEWLKQFNELSMEPNSTQTNPEENKCEIIIMNTYSTSTNDDDVELLSAKISPKQNNPDIIEIDTNSAHLDEKHKKNQQTDEELEVDGTISNSTKEDDALIIIENKSNKQCNNIDNNQKGSIENEEKSPSSFSLKENDICFTENNLDVQNKLLVLPDSDSETENYLQKIKPKIECDSFPIQETLHLTFEETFFLLYGLGCLNLIDFDGNLLDIDSAWHIFCKTDKNFISKYVVYHYFRSKGWVVKPGLKYGGDFLLYKQGPPFYHASYIVIIDTLDSDTLITDQDKRMHKLTWNSLLGLERLSETTAKEILFAQVLWPSSALQTSDSLNVDLLSEFSVRELLWRRWNPKHKDIEEEDDDSY; encoded by the exons ATGAATTTACGAGAACCAAAGAAAAAACGACGTGTGAGATTAACAGAACAATTACCACTTCCTATTGTGATAGGTAATCAGGATGAATGGACTACATATACTGCTCATCTCACCGATTTAGGATCTTGTATAATTGATCCAAATGAAATTGTTGCAATACATTCTATG GGCTTTTTTGGAAAAGGTTCTTTGTCACGTGGCTTTCCTTCATTTGGCAAAACACAATATGGAGCTCCTCCAGTTATAAGAAACAGACAATGGCTTCGTAGACAGGAATGGTTAAAACAATTTAATGAACTTAGCATGGAACCTAATAGCACACAAACAAATCCAGAAGAAAACAAgtgtgaaattattattatgaacACTTATTCTACAAGTACTAATGACGATGATGTTGAATTATTGTCAGCGAAAATCAGTCCAAAACAAAATAATCCAGATATAATTGAAATAGATACAAACTCTGCTCATTTAGAtgaaaaacacaaaaaaaatcaACAAACTGATGAAGAGTTAGAAGTAGATGGTACAATTTCAAATTCCACAAAAGAGGATGATGCATTGATTATTATAGAAAACAAATCTAACAAACAGTGTAACAATATTGATAATAATCAAAAAGGATCCATTGAAAATGAAGAGAAGTCTCCTTCAAGTTTTAgtttaaaagaaaatgatatatgttttactgaaaataatttagatGTTCAAAACAAATTACTTGTCTTACCAGATAGTGACTCAGAAActgaaaattatttacaaaaaattaaacCTAAAATTGAATGTGACAGTTTTCCTATTCAAGAAACTCTTCATCTTACATTTGaagaaacattttttcttttgtatgGTTTAGGTTGTTTAAATTTAATAGACTTTGATGGTAATTTATTAGATATTGATAGTGCATGGCATATTTTCTGCAAAActgataaaaattttatatcaaaGTATGTTGTATATCATTACTTTCGAAGCAAAGGGTGGGTAGTAAAACCTGGACTTAAATATGGTGGAGATTTTT tattaTATAAACAAGGACCACCATTTTATCATGCATCTTACATTGTAATAATAGACACTTTGGATAGTGATACCTTAATCACAGATCAAGATAAACGTATGCATAAATTAACATGGAATAGTTTATTAGGACTGGAAAGATTATCAGAAACTACTGCAAAG GAAATATTATTTGCACAAGTTTTGTGGCCATCTTCAGCTTTGCAAACATCTGATTCATTAAATGTGGATCTGCTTTCTGAATTTTCTGTGAGAGAATTATTGTGGCGAAGATGGAATCCTAAACATAAAGATATAGAAGAGGAAGATGATGATTCATATTGA
- the LOC117154295 gene encoding COX assembly mitochondrial protein homolog isoform X2 — translation MHLIQTCFSGDPDDKHLRKVEKDVLIPQRMRDKAKTEKCVAEVERFSECCKNASVLMTFQCQKENAALKDCLSQWYNDPDFKAECTQEYLDERSEYRRTGIAKRLKSSRYQSST, via the exons ATGCATTTAATACAAACATGTTTTTCAGGAGATCCTGATGATAAACATTTAAGAAAGGTAGAAAAAGACGTTCTTATACCACAAAGAATGCGAGATAAAGCAAAAACCGAAAAATGTGTTGCGGAAGTTGaac GGTTTTCAGAATGCTGTAAAAATGCTAGTGTTCTTATGACTTTCCAGTGTCAAAAGGAAAATGCTGCATTAAAAGACTGTTTATCACAATGGTATAATGATCCAGATTTTAAAGCAGAATGTACACAAGAATATTTAGATGAAAGAAGTGAATACCGGAGAACTGGTATTGCTAAAAGATTAAAAAGCAGCAGATACCAATCATCAACATAA
- the LOC117154295 gene encoding COX assembly mitochondrial protein homolog isoform X1 translates to MTDVQTAPRAKYGGGPLNLGDPDDKHLRKVEKDVLIPQRMRDKAKTEKCVAEVERFSECCKNASVLMTFQCQKENAALKDCLSQWYNDPDFKAECTQEYLDERSEYRRTGIAKRLKSSRYQSST, encoded by the exons ATGACTGATGTTCAAACCGCACCTCGTGCTAAATATGGAGGAGGACCGCTTAATTTAG GAGATCCTGATGATAAACATTTAAGAAAGGTAGAAAAAGACGTTCTTATACCACAAAGAATGCGAGATAAAGCAAAAACCGAAAAATGTGTTGCGGAAGTTGaac GGTTTTCAGAATGCTGTAAAAATGCTAGTGTTCTTATGACTTTCCAGTGTCAAAAGGAAAATGCTGCATTAAAAGACTGTTTATCACAATGGTATAATGATCCAGATTTTAAAGCAGAATGTACACAAGAATATTTAGATGAAAGAAGTGAATACCGGAGAACTGGTATTGCTAAAAGATTAAAAAGCAGCAGATACCAATCATCAACATAA